A stretch of Salvelinus alpinus chromosome 4, SLU_Salpinus.1, whole genome shotgun sequence DNA encodes these proteins:
- the irx1a gene encoding iroquois-class homeodomain protein IRX-1a, with protein MSFPQLGYPQYLSASQAVYGGDRPGVLTPSSRGGSSDIAGNQSAAAAAVTSVLGMYANPYTAHNYSAFLPYSSADLALFSQMSSQYELKDSPGVHPGSFAAHTSPAFYPYGQFQYGDPARPKNATRESTSTLKAWLNEHRKNPYPTKGEKIMLAIITKMTLTQVSTWFANARRRLKKENKVTWGARSKEDEDGNIFGSDNEGDAEKNDDEEEIDLESIDIDKIDDNDGDQSNEDDDDKPEGRERHRELESLEKRRAFALQHEAFDKCKNSISSGNDLSDSNTGVVSPDRQGTFQLPVNNKPKIWSLAETATSPDSSVKSTSPSGPTGHTPPQMQHPAFLPSHGLYTCQIGKFHNWTNGAFLGQNSLLNVRSFLGVNQHQHHHHNLHLQTQQLQQQQASVLVSPGASPQLSPKHIDRENVVRSASPPTQLLKSSFRPLHDGPRTQQEASQLVLTALSSA; from the exons ATGTCTTTCCCCCAGTTGGGCTACCCTCAGTACTTAAGTGCCTCCCAAGCGGTGTACGGCGGGGATCGGCCGGGGGTCCTGACTCCGTCGTCCCGGGGCGGGAGCTCTGACATAGCGGGAAACCAGTCGGCTGCTGCCGCTGCAGTCACCTCGGTGTTGGGCATGTACGCAAACCCCTACACTGCACACAACTACAGCGCGTTCCTGCCTTACAGCAGCGCGGACTTGGCTCTTTTCTCTCAAATG AGCTCCCAGTACGAGCTGAAGGACAGTCCTGGCGTCCATCCTGGCAGCTTCGCGGCCCACACCTCGCCAGCTTTCTACCCATACGGCCAGTTCCAGTACGGGGACCCGGCCAGGCCCAAGAACGCCACCCGGGAGAGTACCAGCACGCTGAAGGCCTGGCTCAATGAGCACAGGAAGAACCCCTACCCCACCAAGGGAGAGAAGATCATGTTGGCCATCATTACTAAGATGACCCTGACGCAGGTTTCCACCTGGTTCGCCAACGCCAGGAGGAGGCTGAAGAAAGAGAACAAGGTGACGTGGGGAGCCAGGAGTAAAGAGGACGAGGATGGAAACATCTTCGGCTCGGACAATGAGGGAGACGCGGAGAAGAACGATGACGAGGAGGAGATCGATCTAGAGAGCATCGATATAGACAAGATTGACGACAACGATGGAGATCAGAGCAATGAGGATGACGATGATAAACCGGAGGGCAGAGAGCGACACCGAGAACTGGAGAGTCTGGAGAAACGGCGGGCCTTCGCCCTGCAGCACGAGGCCTTCGACAAATGTAAGAACTCCATTTCCTCCGGGAATGACCTTTCTGACAGCAACACCGGAGTTGTGTCCCCGGACAGACAGGGAACTTTTCAGCTCCCAGTGAACAATAAGCCTAAGATCTGGTCGTTAGCTGAGACGGCTACCAGTCCTGATAGTTCTGTCAAGTCCACCTCTCCGTCCGGCCCTACCGGTCACACCCCGCCTCAGATGCAGCACCCAGCTTTCCTCCCCTCTCACGGACTATACACCTGTCAGATAGGCAAGTTCCATAACTGGACCAACGGAGCTTTTCTGGGGCAGAACTCTCTGCTGAATGTCCGGTCGTTTCTAGGAGTTAATCAGCACCAGCACCATCATCATAACCTCCACTTACAGACCCAgcagctgcagcagcagcaggcctCGGTGTTGGTGTCGCCTGGAGCCTCGCCACAACTCAGCCCCAAGCACATAG ACCGTGAAAACGTTGTAAGAAGTGCCTCTCCTCCAACGCAACTTCTGAAGTCCTCATTCAGACCCCTTCATGATGG CCCCAGGACTCAGCAAGAAGCCTCGCAGCTGGTTCTAACTGCCCTCTCCTCGGCTTGA